The Mastacembelus armatus chromosome 4, fMasArm1.2, whole genome shotgun sequence genome segment CGTGCCTGTATTACAGCCACTGCTCAGTGAAGTTGGTTTGTGCAGCAATACTTTTAGCCATGGTAGTGTCATTGTGATGTTGGTCAGCTGTTCAGCCTTTTGCTCCATCGTCCTAgtccaaactgaaatatcttaACAGTCATTGGATGAGTTCAGAACACAAACGCTACCACAACACCATGAAGTTAGGAGTATAAACTGTCTTTGATTAGGCTTTGCAGAGTGTATATACAAGTGTCTTGCTGTGAGTAAAGTGCACATAGATAACAACACCCAGTATCCAAAATCTTACTAATAACTGTCTCCTTTAAGGTACTCCTAACATTAGCAGACAATACACCAGACACAAAGGCCAAAGCAGTGGGCAACAAAGACCAGACAGTCCTTTAACCTTAGCAAATCACACAAGCAGGAAAAGCGCGTGACTGGAAGGTCCATTTAAGGACATAAATAAGACAATCTAGTGACTGGCAGGAGTAATGGTGTTGGGCAGCAGGTGCACAGGGGAGTGGCAAGCAGAAACAGAAgggaaaagacagagggaaTGCAGTGCTAGGGTCTATAAGTAAAGCAGGGTCCCATATATGGTGAGAAATAGGAAAtgcaatgttaaaataaaagcatgataGACGAAATATGTGACAGTTGCTTTTAAATTTAGATATCCACAGTGCCAAGAGCAGGAATGAGTATTATTAATCCCATACCTTTTTATGCTGCATGTATTTACCTATACTGTGAAAGATTTCAGGATTTGGTAGTAATATTCATGGTTTCCAGATgatgaatcctaatgactttgATAAGTCTTTGACTTTTCAACAGTAGAGTCAACGCATATCAACCATGAGGCTGACATTTGTcgttttttattgaaatgtctTGGCATCTATTAACTTTGGCTCAGACATTGATGTCTCCCTCAGGATGAATTGTAATAACTTTGGGGGTCCTCTGACTTTTCGTCTAATGGCATTAGCAGGATAAAAACTTTCAGTTTGTCTAGTATTCTGTACTCTGTCTCTAGTACTTTGGGTAATAGCCAAATACCAGTTAAAGTACATATTCCCATTATCCTCAGTTGTACTTAGTGTTTAGTGCGTATTATATGAACAGCATCACAGAGGTACTAACATGTATGTAGACCCTTGCTTGTTAGTTTATAGAACCTGTTCACTATGACTTTCcaaatcaagaaaaaaagctgATAGGCATTAAAGCACAGGCTACTGGTTACTTGGCTTATTAGGTTAAAGGGAATTAAAGCATTGGTTTCTGTCATTAGCAGCATGCTGCTGAGGTTCCAGTGTTGAGGTGATAGCACTGGACTTTAGCAAATGAACAGGTTGGACCTTAAAAGCGACATCATcaagaaaagtggaaaacattcaaaatgtctgaaatttCAAACAGAGCAGAAGATAAATAATGTGAagtaaaaaaagcaaatatttttccAGGCTGTAACTACAAGGTTAATGCTTAATGTTCTGACTGAATTTATACTACAATTCCTGTGTGCAAATCAGATCAGATCTTTTACAATActtaatacataaatatttacaaatctAAATTCATATACTAACTAACTAACCAAGCTACATTTTGCAGCACATGGTAAGTCTCCCCCCTTACACAGGTACAAATACCTCTGTTGCTCTATTTTGCTCCTagatgtcaaataaaaacaaatgtatgttgTTGAGGTTGGAGTTTGTTATGCAGCAGTGACTGGCTATATGGCATATAGTCATGAATAAAAGCCCACAACAATATTCTGGATGACTGAGCCAGAGGAGCTTTAACAGTGTGAGTGTCTTGAGTGGAGCTGATAAACAGACCGCAAAACATCTCCTGTGCATCCGACCCTATATAAAGGTACATGGCAGTTTTCTTTGCTGAAGTCTGTGAACACAAATGGAGCATGACTGGCTGTGAGGAGCTGGACTATTGTTACATTACCTGCATTAAAGTGCTTCAACTTCATCTAGTGAGCGATATAACACGGCCTATATTTTCCAGTGTCCATTTGAGTCAGAGAGAACAAAAAAGCATTAGACAGTTCAACAAGTCTGTCAAGGCTACAGTAAAAATGTTAGAATATGTTTCTAAAATGCTTATAATTGCTTCTGGCTTCCACATCAGACCACACACATGAAACTAGTGGGGGCAAGAGATCTTGATATATCCGCAATATTCTCTCCATTTTTATCTCAACGCCACTGGATCCTCCAATGATCATCAGTCAGAGCTGAGTGGAAAGGATGTGCCAACATGTGCTGCAGAATGTAATGTATACTTCAACAGCAGCTCTTGTCACTCACTCACTGAACACacgctgctgctgtctgttgccAAGCCTATCTCGGTTTTAAAAAGACAGCTTTTCTTACACAGTTTAAGTAGGAAAACAAGACAAGCCTCTGTCATTTTGAATTTCTTCTAATGCTGTGTAATGCTGTGTGCCCAGATTGCAAGTGTTTCATCCATTCCCTTCCTGCATTTCCTTatcctctttgtttcttttctgctgcATGCTTACTCTCTGTGGGCTCTCATCATTGTGGTTTCCAAGTGGATGAGTCTCTTTGCttgcataaacaaacacacttaaATGACCACCAGGCTGAGCTCACATTTAATTGGAAGACGGACTGACAAGAGAATTGTCCACATACAGGGGTCTGTTCTTAGCATGAAAATAAAGAGTGACAAAAAAGCATATTATCACCAAAGCATGTAAGGTAACTGGCAAATGCTGATTCTGTCTCCTAAACCTTTTCAAAAATATAATAGGAATACACTTCAGTCAATTGAGTGTTTTCTTAACAAAGGTAAAAGAGGTTATTTGCACTGTCAGATAAAGCTTTTTATAAATGCAATGTAACCCTTCTTGCCACCCCTACCTCAACAATATCAGTAAACCACTCATAAGTAATTATCCCTTGTACTTCACTGAGCAAAAGGCCGACAGTCAGAGGGCGAGAGGGGCACTCATTTAACTCACTCTATCTCAGCAACTTCATGCTGAAGTGTGGCATCACCCCTGCTTGCACATGCTGTGCATtctctgtgtgtgacagaggcTTTAAATCAAATATGGCTGCTCCAAACGGCATCGTAATCCCATGACGGGAGCCACAGGGGCTCTCTGCTGCAGATGTCTACACGGCTGTGCTGTTTGCCTCTTAGAGCTGTGGAGCTGTGGCTGTGAAGAATACAGCTAAACTATTCAGCAGGGATGAGAGGATTACCAGCAAGGTACCACATTCTAAGTAAATATGTTTAGATTAATACTTTAATTGATGTATGACTATTGTAATTAAAGTATTAATGAATGAACAGCGTTGCCCATCCTTAGATCTtcatgagaaaacaaagactAATGcatctataatatatataacaaCTTTTTTTATGCACCAGTGCACAATAATGATAGCTGATATTTACCTTAAGTAATATTTTCTTCATGATTTTGCTTTCTCACACAGGGATTTTAAATCCTCAGGTTTCAGCTCACTAAATCATTGCTAATAAACATATCTGGCCTGGGGTTGTTCTTAGTTCATTATTTTGTGCATTTCATTAAAGAATATTACCTCCCTCCTAGGTAACAGGTAATCCTAGAAAAATCATTAGTATTACAACAATATTGGAAAAAAGTTGTCTGCGGTTAATTTCTCAAGCTCTCTGCTGTCTTCAGCAAAGACCTTACTTAAACCTGCAGATAAATCTCAAAGTTGCTGATCTTGAACTTCTCACTCCTATTATGCATCCATCAGTTCACTTTCTGTGCATTCaacagtttttcctctcttttgcTGTGTCTCATGCTGACAAACCTGCATGCTGCAGAGAGATCATGGACACATGACTCTAACTCTGGGAACTGCTCTCACAGTGATGCCACACAGGTCCACCTCCAGCTAGTCTACTCGGATTTCAGAAGCACAGCATACAATAATGTAACCATCAGTgtggtttaattttattttttttatcacagtGCAGTGTAGTTCCCTCATGCTGAGTATCTTGTCTCTTCTCATTGTCGGGCAGCTATCATATCAAGGGCATCTCTTATGCTATTCTCATATAAAGCTCTCGTTGAGTCTGAACCACATGTCCATATGATGCTCAGGAGAGACTTTAGTGTCTGTTATGTCACTCCTACCTATTCTTAATCACCCATTTCATCGGTGAGTGGATGAGGAGCAGAAAGGCATGTAGTGCAACAAAGTGTCATGAACTGATGTACATGCAGCTGCTTTAGAATTGATAGAACAGGCTGCAAAAGCAAATATAAATGCTTTGTTTGAGGTTGTTGACTAGTTCTTGACTATTTACTGCACAGCAGAGATGCTTGATCTTAGATGTGAGATCATTTTCAGCACAAACTCATTATTGCCCAGTCTTCATTGGCAAAGCTAATGAAGTGACTGAAACCACTGAATACCGTGACCATTTGTACTATAATCACATTTCTTCTCGCCTTTAGTATTGTTTCAAATCACATGCTTGTTGGTCAGGTTCTTTGTTAGAATGATTATGGATCATTATCAGAGTCCTAACCAACATGGGAAATATCTTAAAGTCATGATTAATAATCTTCTGTGCTTGGTGTTTATTGATACCATTGTTTCATTGTtcattgtatgtgttttataattATATGCTATAGTTATGCACAAAATAACTAATAACAAAAGCTGGCATACAAATATATTGGGTTAAACCCAGTCCGATCCTATAAACCAGTCACTGAAGATTATGGAACGGAGTTACTCAGTGCTTTTTAAATATAGGACCACCACTGGTATCACCAATAAAGTTTTGGGATGAATTTGCTTTGTCTAGAATAAAGAGATGTGCAGTCATAGTTTTAGCACTGACAGCTCCCATTGATTCAAACTGGCCTTAAACAGCAGCAACGTTCTGCCTGAATGTAATAAGATTTCACTGCATCATTGAAACAAACTGTGACACTCAAACCAATAAGTGGTACTCTAATAGACCTCAATAATACACAGAAAGACATTCACAGACATTAAGTCAGTGGGAAGTCATTGCAGTGATTGACTTATCCACACAGTCTGCACCAGCAAATGAGTGCTGCGTCACCAGAGGACTGCGGGACCCACAAACACCGGTGGTTCCCCTGCAGTGCGAGAGATCAGCGATGGGACTggaaacagagagggagggagtgagacagagagaggtgagtgctgctgcagagcaaCATCAAGCCTGGTTGAGGAGTTAAACGGCGCACAGCGGCACATCTGCTTCATCCAGGCATTAACACTGTTGTGATATCCATGGTAAGTTCACTTCTGTGCTCTAACAGTGGGGCTCTGCAGTTCTCTGCTCTGCAGGAGAACTGCAGGGACGATCGCTGAAGTAACCTTGAGATGAGAGATGAGAAAATGATGCAGCAGTGCTGTTTATAGTGTGCAATGTGCATGTAAAGTAGTTGCTTTAGTAACTCTGCTTCACTGGGGCCTGTCTTCATGTTCAGATGTTATGTTGTTAAATAGGACGCGGCTATTCACAGATGGCGCTGACAATGCAGACCTCTAGCAGTGCAGAACAGCACCACATGACTCCTGCATTTTACTCTTATGATGATTGATTCTATCCACAGTGACTTAAAGGACCATCACATTTACTGTGTGATGACCTGTGCATGATGTGCTGAGATGGGTTTGTGTTGTTGCAGAAGGGCTGGGGGGCTCATTTGCAGTCTATCATGGACCCTTACCACCAGTGTCACATATGGTGGGCCGAGATACACACAAGTCTGCAACCGTGCTCTGCACAACCACTACAATAATGACAGAGagcatgtaaaaataaataggaATTGAGCAGAATAAGCAACAGTAATGTTTTCAGTAGAGTGGTCAGTGCCAATAAATAATCATTGTTCATAATCTCGTACCTTACATATTCAATGTGTAAAGTAAGCACAGCAGACACTAGATTTATTGCTTTTCTTCAGTTACCAGTGAAGATTTTGTAGTTATTCATCTCTGTATATATTCTTTTATTGGCCTTTACTGATGCAAACCCATTTCCCCAAACCACAGCATTCAAAACTCTCCAAATACTTTCTGTGCCAAACAAGCTTTATCCTGCAACTATCCTATCTCTTTTTGTCATACAGTGAGCTCCACACCTGCCAGGATAAAGCTATTTTAAACACACAACtctcaaatcaaacacagtaaccttattttgttgttttgagaaTACTAGAGTGATCACATGTTTGCTGCATTTTTTGCGACTCACTAACTACCCAACACTAGAACACTTCAGGTTGTGCCCTCTGGTGTGCTGCTTAGAGGTTGCAGCATGACTGCAAAGTGTAAGAGGCAATCCCTGTAATCAGCCAGCTTCATAGTTTATCATATATGTATAGTATAGTGAGTTCTGCTTTCATATCAAAGTCACCACTATCACCACCTTGTATTGGAGTCAATACAAGAACATATATATTAAGGTGAGCCTGTGGTGTTCCtatttctctttgtcctttccaGCAGTTCTCAAAGCGACCTTGGCCTCCAGCTTTTGGGGAGATGTGTTTAGTGGTGTTCATCTTaacttctgtcctctcagtgacATCCATGCCTGCTGACATAGAGAAGGGAAGGAGAAAGGTGGTTCATGTTCTTGGTGAGGACATTGTATTTCATGTTTCTCATAATGTTCAGTGGCAAAATGATATCATTTGTGTCCAAATGTATTGAATATATCTATACTGTACTGAGATGTAGTGATATGGCAGAATGGTTTCAGTAAACCCTGAAGGGTCACTGTAACCCCATTTTTAACTCAGTAAAGTATACTCATTAAACCTGTTCTTGGTCTTCATGATGCAGAGGTCTTCATATACAAGAAACTGTATTCTGTATTCTGTATTCACATGCAGAGCCTAATTGAACAGGTTTTAGATTAGGCATTCAGGTTTTTATGCAACATTTCAGGGTCAGTGACACATTTTTGTGAAGGTTGGGTTGTACAAATAAACTTAGAACATTGTACTGTCATTCAAAATCATCAGTGTTTCTCTTAGCAGTGTTACAAATTCCTAATATTATACCTGCCAAGAGTAACATCATATATTACATGCTCTGCATATGCTCGTTATGTATAATCTGCTGGTTTGCAGATGAAGCACAGTAACTTCAGTCATAGATAGGTATAATGTTGTAAAAACGTCCATCTGAGCTGTAGTACTCAATAcgttaaaaaaataactgtgatACTAGTGCAGTGAGAGGGACCTAAACCCTCCCCAACACTGCCTGTTGTAAATAGGTAGTTTGCTGTCAGGGTGTCTGTTAACCCGTGTCTCCTTAATGAAATTGTAACATGATGTTGTTTGTCTTAACATCAGTCTGTTGCAATGCAGCCTTGAGTTTTGGGAAATAACATGCTCTAAAGTTTTGATTAAACACCACTTGATGCTTTCATGGCTGAAGGCGATAAACAACTTTTGCAGAGAGCACTAAGAAGTGACAGCACTAATTGCTAGCTGGCACGGGTAATTGTAGGTGTCTTTATATGGTCACAACATAACAGAAAATCTCTTACAGCCACTCATTAAATGTTTTACAAGTTTACATCACACTTGTGTGCACGCTCTTTGGTTGTCtaggcacacacatgcaaacacaaacagcatctgAGCAAGTGTCTtccaaaaatgcaaatgaggtTTTGTTATTGTCCGTTTGGATGAAGAAGCTTGCGTTTGACATTAGTCTGGGTTGTTTTGGTGAATTGTTCTTGGCAGGTTGAGGTTAAAAAATGTCTGATGACTGATCTGGGCAGTGGAGTGACTAAGCCACACACTGGCCGCTTTGATCAAAACATATTCTTCACTATTGATGTGCTGGATTTTCAGGCACTAATGTGACAGCACAAGTAAACAACACATGCTTTATTAGCGGATGCTGATTCAATTTCGCAGGCGTCTCGCcctcacagagaaacaaagattagaTTTTACAATTAGAGTAAGAGTTACAAGTATTGGCAGTGTCAAGGGTGGTTGTGACTTGACTACAAATACTGGTATAGTAATCCCTCATGAACCTGGCACTTTTTTGACTGCTTACTCCGCTCAAAACATAGATTTCTGACACATATACTGGTAATGTATCTATGTGATAAAGGGACTTTTCTTGAAGTTATGACACATAAAAAGTTTCATATTagtttagagaaaaaaaaaatgtgtaaaatgtatatgtgtatatatattaattCCCTTCTCAATgcccttcttcctcttcttcgtACCCACAGAGGATGACACAGGTGCAGTGATTGTGCAGACAGCTCCTGGTAAAGTGGTAACACATCGTGGAGGCTCCATCACTCTGCCCTGCAGATTCCATCATGAGCCAGAAAACACTGACCCTGCTCGTATTCGGATTAAATGGACCAAAGTGACAGATGCACTGCAGTTTGAGGATGTATTTGTGGCACTTGGAAAGTAAATTTTCcatctgcattttgttttgttttttctttctttgttttgtttttcagttttgggCCAAAATCAACAGTAATTGATTTGTTTGGGTGATTTTATTTCACTGccatatattttattgttatgtaCAAATTAACAAATCATGTACTACCCACTacataatacaaatacacactgttacacacacTGTGTGGCCCACAGAGTATACCTTAAACTATTTTTTCATGAGGAAACATTACACTTTGCTTTATGCAACTGTTATGATGGACAAAAATGTCTCTCAAACTTCTTCAGGCAGCAGCGTGTGTTTGGATCATACAGAGGCCGTGTGTTTTTGGAGCAGGCAGGTCCAGGTGATGCCTCAGTGATCATCCAAAATGTCACGCTTGAGGACTATGGACGCTATGAGTGTGAAGTCACTAATGACATGGAAGATGACACAGGATTTGTCAACCTTGACCTAGAAGGTCAGAATTTAGTACAGTAGAAGGGATTTTGCTGATGCTCTGACATATTCAGTTTGATTCTTATTTGGCTATTATATGTAGTATTGGTCAAAAACTGTTCCAGTTCATATGAGATTAAAGTGAATTTCACAATGTTACATCATCCCACTGAAGACTAGGGCTGTTTCTGTCCACCTGTAGGAGTGGTGTTCCCCTACTACCCCCGTGAGGGGCGCTATAAGCTCAACTACCACCAGGCTGAGGATTCCTGCAAACAACAGGATGCTATCCTGGCCTCCCACTCTCAGCTGCACAAGGTAAGTCCACATTCATTCATCCTTTGGTTCAAGCATGAACAATGTCTCATGTTCAAGGCAGATTAAAAGGGGCTAGGTCAGATGTTACAATTTCTAATGTAGATAACAGCTTCCATATTATAGTACATTGTTTTTTAGTTCACTTTTTAGTTGTAATGGTGCAATGGCTACTGGCTACAATCCTCAGTCAATATTgctgttttaaagcagcagtaaGCTGGAATTTAGAAATATGATGATCAGACCAGAACCTTTATGGTCTATCCTCCCTTTTTAAAATCCTGTATGCATTAAAGCCAAGAGGAGTGCATGGAGTCATGTCAGAGTCTTACCTCATCTTAATAATGTATCGAATCCTTTAGAATGACCCACTGCCTTACATGATCTTATTCTACAGGCCTGGCTGGAAGGACTTGACTGGTGTAATGCTGGATGGCTGGAGGATGGCTCAGTCCAATACCCTATCTCTCATCCCAGAGATCAGTGTGGCCGTAAGGACACACCTGCTGGCGTTCGCAACTATGGCTACAGGCACAAGGAGGATGAACGCTATGATGCTTTTTGCTTCACCTCCAAGCTCAATGGTGAGAAAAGGAGAGATACAGTATGTAGGTTGCAGTTGTGTGGTTATGCACATGTATTTCTGAAGAACAGAAAGACTTTGTTGTCCAATCTACATCACTATACAGCTAAATACAAACATCAAGCCCAATGTCCAGCATTGGCAGCTCATGATTTGCAGAGTTGAATTGTTCTCCTGTATGGAAATATGCTGtataacacacacatcatgaGTGTTGGACTGTGGGGAAATGAGGCTCATGTCTCTGATCTCTGTCTGTGATCTGGCAGGCCTAAGGCCATTGGATTTAGATCAGGCTTTGTGGATTCAGCCCTACTAGGGCCACAGTGTCCTCTGGGTGCCAAGCATTGCCTTTCATCTCCCAGTTCTTTGATTTACATCACATTCCCCCAGAGAGTCTGAGTCTCTGTAACATGTGCCAACCCCAGGTTCATAAACTCAAACAAACTTAGGAAAATAGGAGGCCAGATTGAAAGTTGTGTGTCTTCTCTGGGCAGTTGAAACAAGTCTACACAGTTAAAAGGTAACAATAGTTTTAACTCTGCTGAATTACTGCAGAAAAATACCAGCAATCTTTATAATTAAATTAGTACCTTCTTGGTGAAGTTAGATAAAAAAGACTGTACACAAA includes the following:
- the hapln4 gene encoding hyaluronan and proteoglycan link protein 4 isoform X1, translated to MGLETEREGVRQREFSKRPWPPAFGEMCLVVFILTSVLSVTSMPADIEKGRRKVVHVLEDDTGAVIVQTAPGKVVTHRGGSITLPCRFHHEPENTDPARIRIKWTKVTDALQFEDVFVALGKQQRVFGSYRGRVFLEQAGPGDASVIIQNVTLEDYGRYECEVTNDMEDDTGFVNLDLEGVVFPYYPREGRYKLNYHQAEDSCKQQDAILASHSQLHKAWLEGLDWCNAGWLEDGSVQYPISHPRDQCGRKDTPAGVRNYGYRHKEDERYDAFCFTSKLNGKVYFLKRFKKVNYAEAMKACIRDGSVVAKVGQMYAAWKFQLLDRCEAGWLEDGSIRYPIVNPRSRCGGSQPGIRHLGFPDKKFRLYGVYCFRKNKDDPAGGSEMTRSPTDPLTRSKNSNSIPMNATRVI
- the hapln4 gene encoding hyaluronan and proteoglycan link protein 4 isoform X2 — protein: MQFSKRPWPPAFGEMCLVVFILTSVLSVTSMPADIEKGRRKVVHVLEDDTGAVIVQTAPGKVVTHRGGSITLPCRFHHEPENTDPARIRIKWTKVTDALQFEDVFVALGKQQRVFGSYRGRVFLEQAGPGDASVIIQNVTLEDYGRYECEVTNDMEDDTGFVNLDLEGVVFPYYPREGRYKLNYHQAEDSCKQQDAILASHSQLHKAWLEGLDWCNAGWLEDGSVQYPISHPRDQCGRKDTPAGVRNYGYRHKEDERYDAFCFTSKLNGKVYFLKRFKKVNYAEAMKACIRDGSVVAKVGQMYAAWKFQLLDRCEAGWLEDGSIRYPIVNPRSRCGGSQPGIRHLGFPDKKFRLYGVYCFRKNKDDPAGGSEMTRSPTDPLTRSKNSNSIPMNATRVI